Proteins from one Mesotoga infera genomic window:
- a CDS encoding NADH:ubiquinone reductase (Na(+)-transporting) subunit E: MGVPLNPFVIMVAAALTSNMVLSNFLGMCSFISVSKDIKTANGLGMAVTFVLTLTSVLNHLVYYYILVPLELVYLRYIVFIVVIAAFVQFLEMVIDRFSPSLYMNLGIFLPLITVNCAILGGVLFMIIRDYNLIQSLFFGFGSGAGWWLAIVALSTMRMRLREKDIPPQLVGPGLTMIIIGIMALAFLGFSGMVPVQ, from the coding sequence ATGGGTGTTCCGCTCAATCCTTTTGTCATAATGGTGGCTGCCGCGCTGACCAGCAATATGGTACTGAGCAACTTTCTCGGAATGTGTTCCTTCATATCGGTCTCAAAAGACATTAAGACCGCGAATGGATTGGGGATGGCCGTAACTTTCGTTCTCACTTTGACCTCCGTCCTCAACCACCTGGTTTATTACTACATTCTGGTGCCGCTGGAGCTGGTTTACCTGCGGTACATAGTTTTCATAGTAGTGATCGCGGCCTTCGTCCAGTTTCTGGAGATGGTTATCGACCGGTTCTCTCCATCGCTCTATATGAACCTTGGGATCTTCCTTCCCCTGATTACTGTCAATTGTGCGATCCTTGGTGGTGTTCTTTTCATGATAATACGCGATTACAACCTCATACAGTCACTCTTCTTCGGCTTCGGCTCGGGTGCAGGCTGGTGGCTGGCAATAGTAGCGCTATCGACAATGAGGATGCGTTTACGCGAAAAAGATATCCCACCACAGCTCGTGGGACCGGGCTTGACTATGATAATAATAGGCATAATGGCACTCGCCTTCCTCGGGTTCTCCGGCATGGTACCGGTACAGTGA